Proteins encoded together in one Lathyrus oleraceus cultivar Zhongwan6 chromosome 5, CAAS_Psat_ZW6_1.0, whole genome shotgun sequence window:
- the LOC127078755 gene encoding ribonuclease TUDOR 1, with protein sequence MATTAAGNSAWYKAKVKAVTSGDCVVVVSVAANAKSGVLPEKSITLSSLIAPRLARRGGVDEAFAWESREFLRKLCIGKEITFRIDYTVPSINREFGTVFLGDKNVAMLVVSQGWAKVREQGQQKGEVSPFLAELLRLEEQAKQEGLGRWSKVPGAAEASIRNLPPSALGDASNFDAMGLLAKSKGVPMEALVEQVRDGSTLRIYLLPEFQFVQVFVAGIQSPQMGRRAAPETVVEPEVTVDSTNGDVPAEPRAPLTSAQRLAVSASAAETSADPFGPDAKFFTEMRVLNRDVRIVLEGVDKFSNLIGSVYYPDGESAKDLALELVENGFAKYVEWSANMMEEDAKRKLKSAELEAKKSRLRIWTNYVPPVSNSKAIHDQNFTGKVVEVVSGDCVIVADDSIPYGSPQAERRVNLSSIRCPKMGNPRRDEKPAPYAREAKEFLRTRLIGHQVNVQMEYSRKVGPVDAAGAPLGAGDRVMDFGSVFLLSSGKADNDQAPSAAAPASQQTGLNVGELVIGRGFGTVIRHRDFEERSNFYDALLAAESRAISGRKGIHSAKDPPVMHITDLTTASAKKAKDFMPFLHRSRRVPAVVEYVLSGHRFKLLIPKETCSIAFAFSGVRCPGREEPYSDEAIALMRRRIMQRDVEIEVETVDRTGTFLGSLWESKTNGAVALLEAGLAKLQTSFGSDRIPDLRVLEQAEQSAKSKKLKIWENFVEGEVVPSGANVETKQQEVLKVTVTEVLGGGKFYVQTVGDQKIASIQNQLASLNLKEAPVIGAFNPKKGDIVLCYFRADTSWYRAMVVNTPRGPVESSKDVFEVFYLDYGNQEEVPYSQLRPLDPSVSLAPGLAQLCSLAYIKIPNLEEDFGQEAAEYLSELTLSSGKEFRAMVEERDTTGGKVKGQGTGPVIAVTLVAVDAEISVNAAMLQEGLARMEKRNRWDRSARKQALDNLEMFQGEARTSRRGIWQYGDIQSDDEDTAPPRKPAGGRR encoded by the exons ATGGCAACAACAGCAGCTGGGAACTCGGCATGGTATAAGGCAAAGGTGAAGGCTGTTACTTCTGGGGACTGCGTTGTTGTTGTTTCCGTGGCAGCCAATGCTAAGTCTGGTGTTCTTCCAGAAAAATCCATCACTTTGTCGTCTTTGATTGCGCCGAGATTG GCGCGTAGAGGTGGTGTTGATGAGGCATTTGCATGGGAAAGTAGAGAGTTTCTGAGGAAGCTTTGCATTGGAAAG GAGATTACTTTCAGAATTGATTACACCGTGCCATCAATAAACAGGGAGTTTGGAACGGTTTTTCTTGGCGACAAAAATGTTGCAATGCTGGTTGTTTCTCAAGGATGGGCAAAG GTTAGAGAGCAGGGACAGCAGAAAGGAGAGGTGAGTCCATTCCTGGCAGAGTTGTTACGGCTGGAAGAGCAAGCTAAACAAGAAGGCCTTGGTCGTTGGAGCAAG GTTCCAGGTGCTGCCGAGGCATCCATCAGAAATCTACCACCATCTGCCCTTGGTGATGCTAGCAACTTTGATGCAATGGGTTTGTTAGCTAAAAGTAAGGGAGTACCAATGGAGGCACTTGTTGAGCAGGTTCGTGACGGAAGTACTCTCCGAATCTATTTGCTTCCGGAGTTTCAGTTTGTCCAAGTTTTCGTTGCTGGAATCCAG TCGCCACAAATGGGAAGGAGAGCTGCACCTGAAACTGTTGTTGAACCTGAGGTAACAGTTGATAGCACTAATGGAGATGTCCCTGCAGAACCTCGAGCTCCACTTACATCTGCCCAAAGACTTGCTGTTTCAGCATCTGCTGCTGAAACTTCAGCTGATCCTTTTGGACCGGATGCTAAATTTTTCACTGAGATGCGTGTATTGAATCGAGAT GTTCGGATTGTCCTGGAAGGTGTGGATAAGTTCAGCAATTTGATTGGGTCAGTGTATTATCCTGATGGTGAATCAGCAAAGGACCTGGCATTGGAGCTTGTTGAAAAC GGTTTTGCTAAATATGTTGAATGGAGTGCAAACATGATGGAAGAAGATGCAAAGCGGAAGCTGAAGTCTGCAGAGCTCGAGGCTAAGAAAAGTAGGTTAAGAATTTGGACAAACTATGTGCCACCGGTTTCAAATTCCAAGGCAATTCATGACCAGAATTTTACTGGCAAG GTGGTTGAGGTTGTGAGTGGAGATTGCGTCATTGTTGCTGATGATTCTATTCCATATGGCAGCCCACAAGCTGAGAGGCGAGTTAACCTTTCAAGTATTAGGTGTCCAAAAATGGGCAATCCTCGTCGAGATGAAAAACCAGCTCCCTATGCACGTGAAGCAAAGGAATTCTTGAGAACACGCCTCATCGGTCATCAA GTGAATGTACAAATGGAATATTCTAGGAAGGTTGGTCCAGTTGATGCAGCTGGAGCTCCATTGGGAGCTGGTGATAGAGTAATGGATTTTGGATCAGTCTTCCTATTGTCCTCAGGGAAAGCTGACAATGACCAAGCCCCTTCAGCTGCTGCTCCTGCAAGTCAGCAAACTGGGTTGAATGTCGGCGAATTGGTAATTGGTCGTGGCTTTGGAACTGTCATTAGACATCGTGACTTCGAAGAGAGATCTAACTTCTATGATGCTCTTCTTGCTGCTGAATCACGTGCCATTTCTGGAAGGAAAGGGATCCATTCTGCCAAGGATCCTCCAGTGATGCATATAACTGACTTGACCACG GCATCGGCCAAGAAAGCCAAAGATTTCATGCCTTTCCTGCATAGAAGTAGAAGAGTTCCTGCTGTAGTGGAATATGTCCTCAGTGGTCACCGTTTCAAGTTGTTGATTCCTAAAGAAACTTGCAGTATTGCTTTTGCATTCTCTGGTGTCAGATGTCCTGGTCGTGAAGAGCCATATTCTGATGAGGCAATTGCACTGATGAGGCGGAGGATAATGCAAAGAGATGTTGAG ATTGAGGTAGAAACTGTCGATAGAACTGGAACATTCTTGGGATCCTTATGGGAGTCGAAAACAAACGGGGCGGTTGCCCTACTCGAAGCCGGTCTTGCAAAACTACAAACCTCCTTTGGCAGTGACAGGATTCCTGATCTTCGTGTCTTAGAGCAAGCCGAACAATCTGCTAAGAGTAAAAAGCTGAAA ATCTGGGAGAATTTTGTTGAAGGGGAGGTAGTACCCAGTGGTGCAAATGTTGAAACCAAACAGCAAGAAGTACTTAAG GTAACTGTTACAGAAGTCTTGGGAGGTGGTAAATTTTATGTCCAGACTGTTGGAGATCAAAAGATAGCATCCATTCAGAACCAACTAGCTTCTTTGAACCTGAAGGAAGCTCCTGTGATTGGTGCTTTTAATCCTAAGAAGGGCGACATAGTCCTCTGTTATTTCCGCGCTGATACGTCTTGGTATCGGGCAATG GTTGTCAATACGCCTCGAGGACCAGTTGAATCTTCGAAGGATGTGTTTGAAGTATTCTACCTTGATTATGGAAATCAAGAAGAAGTACCATACAGTCAACTGAGGCCTCTTGATCCATCTGTGTCATTAGCACCCGGCCTTGCTCAATTGTGTAGCCTTGCATACATTAAGATACCAAACTTGGAAGAGGATTTTGGTCAAGAAGCAGCTGAATACTTGAGTGAACTCACTTTAAGCAGTGGAAAAGAATTTAGGGCCATGGTTGAGGAGAGAGACACTACCGGAGGAAAAGTGAAAGGGCAGGGAACTGGACCAGTTATTGCTGTAACTCTTGTTGCTGTCGATGCTGAGATCAGTGTCAATGCTGCCATGCTTCAG GAAGGACTTGCTAGGATGGAAAAAAGGAACAGGTGGGATAGATCAGCAAGAAAGCAGGCCCTTGATAATTTGGAAATGTTCCAAGGAGAGGCAAGAACCAGCAGGCGTGGAATATGGCAGTATGGAGATATTCAGTCTGATGACGAGGACACTGCTCCTCCACGAAAACCTGCCGGTGGCCGCAGATAA